A section of the Clostridium sp. TW13 genome encodes:
- a CDS encoding DUF1540 domain-containing protein, with translation MEKNPSIKCSVDECKYHSNAENYCTLSVIQVGTHESNPTKQECTDCESFSVK, from the coding sequence ATGGAAAAGAATCCAAGTATAAAATGTTCAGTTGATGAATGTAAATATCACTCAAATGCTGAAAACTACTGTACTTTATCAGTTATCCAAGTAGGTACACATGAATCTAATCCTACAAAACAAGAATGCACAGACTGTGAATCATTCTCTGTAAAATAG
- the alr gene encoding alanine racemase, translated as MKNFWCEVYLDKLYNNLKIIREIAGDKKVIAVVKGNAYGLGIQEISKAIEDKVDYFAVADIEEAKLLKTEKEILLLSPLISKEDFSTDLKNIIFTIDNKEIINDIPEELEAKVHIYVDTGMNRMGVKGEELGDVISQIENKLPNVKIEGVYTHLHHTSNVKYTLKQIDKFKSYIEPYKNKFKMIHCLNSSGFINDEIRTACDFTNAIRAGNIIYGYDGMGKGLTRIYNYYSKPVNVCEVKKGETVGYGCLFKAKKTMKIGILGFGNIEHFGFSKDLRKNIFIDVLKAAYNSIKFRPVIFAGNRGIRVLGRSNMNITIVDMAGISKDELLRVEISPILADSRIKKIYYNENKEEVFFDGNISLAGDE; from the coding sequence ATGAAGAATTTTTGGTGTGAAGTGTACTTAGATAAACTTTATAATAATTTAAAAATAATAAGAGAAATAGCGGGGGATAAAAAAGTAATTGCAGTAGTAAAAGGCAATGCTTATGGCCTTGGCATACAAGAGATTTCAAAAGCTATTGAGGATAAGGTGGATTATTTTGCAGTGGCAGATATTGAAGAGGCAAAATTACTAAAAACAGAAAAAGAAATATTACTTTTATCACCTTTAATATCAAAAGAAGATTTTAGTACTGATTTAAAAAATATAATATTTACTATTGATAATAAAGAAATTATAAATGACATTCCAGAAGAGTTAGAGGCAAAAGTACATATTTATGTTGATACAGGTATGAATAGAATGGGAGTAAAGGGTGAAGAACTTGGAGATGTCATTTCTCAGATTGAAAATAAATTGCCTAATGTGAAAATAGAAGGAGTTTATACTCATCTTCATCATACTTCTAATGTTAAGTACACATTGAAGCAAATAGATAAGTTTAAATCTTATATAGAACCTTATAAAAATAAATTTAAAATGATACATTGCTTAAACTCATCAGGATTTATAAACGATGAGATAAGAACAGCATGTGATTTTACCAATGCCATAAGAGCAGGAAACATTATTTATGGTTATGATGGTATGGGGAAGGGGCTCACTAGAATATACAATTATTATTCTAAACCAGTGAATGTATGTGAAGTTAAAAAGGGAGAAACTGTAGGTTATGGTTGCTTGTTTAAAGCAAAAAAGACTATGAAAATAGGAATCCTTGGATTTGGAAACATAGAGCATTTTGGTTTTAGCAAGGATTTAAGAAAGAACATTTTTATAGATGTATTAAAAGCTGCTTATAATAGCATAAAGTTTAGACCAGTTATATTTGCAGGTAACAGAGGAATAAGAGTTCTAGGAAGATCAAATATGAACATTACTATAGTAGATATGGCTGGAATTTCTAAGGATGAATTATTAAGGGTGGAAATTAGTCCGATTTTAGCCGATTCAAGAATAAAGAAAATATACTATAACGAAAATAAAGAAGAAGTATTTTTTGATGGTAACATTAGTTTAGCAGGAGATGAATAG
- a CDS encoding NAD(+) synthase: MDFIKVSACCPITKVADIDFNLTNIKTCIENAIKEESKCIVFPELAITSYTCSDLFTQSSLLKKSEKALEDLCTFSKDKDILITVGAPLLLRNCLYNCAYVIFDGKLLGIVPKSYIPNYTEFYEKRWFTEGVNITSQVVNLSFQKDIPFGVDLIFSYENFKYAVEICEDLWVAIPPSSYLALNGANVIGNTSASNELVSKSDYRRALVANQSARTITSYIYSSCGVYESSTDVLFSGHLLIGENGGIIKENNRFQRENEVLTTVVDLFKLDAERLKNLSFRDSQHLFNKNVREINFEFKETSINNFNRYINPHPFVPSNEKEREERCKEIFNIQCAALAKRFSHTKSQKAVIGISGGLDSTLALLVIVKTFDMLKMPRKNIVTITMPGFGTTDRTYNNAVTLCKELNCDLREINIVDACLQHFKDIGHDKNIHDVTYENVQARERTQILMDLANKEGGLLIGTGDLSELALGWCTYNGDHMSMYSVNCSIPKSLVRFLVRYVADYETDKLTSETLIDILETPVSPELLPKDANGEIAQKTEDIVGPYELHDFFLYHFMRHGSSKERLFFLAQQAFKDVYSNEEISKWLDKFIRRFFTQQFKRSALPDGPKVGTISLSPRGDLRMPSDASYESFI; this comes from the coding sequence ATGGATTTTATTAAAGTTAGCGCTTGTTGTCCTATAACCAAAGTAGCTGATATAGATTTTAATTTAACTAATATAAAAACCTGTATAGAAAATGCTATAAAGGAAGAATCAAAATGCATTGTTTTTCCTGAACTTGCAATTACCTCTTATACTTGTTCTGATCTTTTTACTCAAAGCTCACTACTAAAAAAATCAGAGAAGGCATTAGAGGATCTTTGTACTTTTTCTAAGGATAAAGATATATTAATTACTGTAGGTGCTCCACTTTTATTAAGAAATTGTCTTTATAATTGTGCCTACGTAATTTTTGACGGAAAGTTGTTAGGTATAGTTCCTAAAAGCTACATTCCTAATTACACAGAATTCTATGAAAAACGTTGGTTCACTGAAGGAGTAAACATAACCAGTCAAGTTGTAAACTTATCTTTCCAAAAAGATATTCCTTTTGGCGTAGATTTAATTTTTTCTTATGAGAATTTTAAATATGCAGTTGAAATTTGTGAAGATTTATGGGTTGCAATACCACCTAGCTCTTATTTAGCCTTAAATGGTGCAAATGTTATTGGAAACACCTCTGCTTCTAACGAACTTGTAAGTAAAAGTGATTATAGAAGAGCTCTTGTGGCTAACCAAAGTGCAAGAACAATAACTTCCTATATCTACTCTTCCTGCGGTGTTTACGAATCTTCTACCGACGTACTATTTAGTGGTCACTTGCTTATAGGTGAAAATGGTGGAATTATAAAAGAAAATAACAGATTTCAAAGAGAAAATGAAGTTCTCACTACAGTAGTTGACTTATTTAAACTAGATGCAGAAAGATTAAAGAATTTAAGTTTTAGAGATTCTCAACATTTATTTAATAAAAATGTTCGTGAAATCAATTTTGAATTCAAAGAAACTTCTATTAATAATTTCAATAGATATATAAATCCTCATCCTTTCGTTCCTTCTAATGAGAAAGAAAGAGAAGAACGTTGCAAGGAAATATTCAACATACAATGTGCTGCCTTAGCAAAAAGATTTTCACATACCAAATCTCAAAAAGCTGTTATTGGTATCTCTGGTGGTTTAGATTCTACCCTTGCACTTTTAGTAATAGTTAAAACTTTTGATATGCTGAAAATGCCAAGAAAAAATATAGTTACTATAACTATGCCTGGTTTTGGAACTACTGATAGAACATATAACAATGCAGTAACTCTATGTAAGGAACTTAATTGCGACTTAAGGGAAATCAACATTGTAGATGCTTGCCTTCAACATTTTAAAGATATTGGTCATGATAAAAATATTCATGATGTAACTTATGAGAATGTTCAAGCTAGAGAGAGAACCCAAATACTAATGGACTTAGCCAATAAGGAAGGCGGCTTATTAATTGGAACAGGTGATTTATCAGAACTTGCTTTAGGTTGGTGTACATATAATGGTGACCATATGAGTATGTATTCTGTAAACTGCTCAATTCCTAAGAGCCTTGTAAGATTCTTAGTTAGATATGTGGCAGATTATGAAACAGATAAGTTAACTTCTGAAACATTAATAGATATTTTAGAAACACCTGTAAGTCCTGAACTACTTCCAAAGGATGCTAATGGAGAAATTGCTCAAAAAACTGAAGATATAGTTGGTCCTTATGAACTACATGACTTCTTCCTATATCATTTTATGCGTCATGGTTCTTCAAAGGAGAGATTATTCTTCCTTGCACAACAAGCATTTAAAGATGTTTACTCTAATGAGGAAATTTCAAAATGGCTTGATAAATTTATAAGAAGATTCTTTACTCAACAGTTTAAGCGTTCTGCTCTTCCAGATGGTCCAAAGGTAGGTACTATCAGCCTTTCACCTCGTGGTGATTTAAGAATGCCATCTGATGCTAGTTACGAGAGTTTTATATAA
- a CDS encoding YaaR family protein encodes MEIGRVGSKPTMSTDRKKLETKKDFSQSFNQAHQRKSQEELKKMLEDINKKGNRLVITKCYADVFAYKKMIKEYLRMILEDMYSVKKDVSFWQTQYFITVDTIDSKLEELTQSLLDQEKENLNIAATVDEIQGLIVDIYR; translated from the coding sequence ATGGAGATAGGTAGAGTTGGGAGCAAACCCACAATGTCTACAGATAGAAAAAAACTGGAAACAAAGAAGGACTTTTCTCAAAGCTTTAACCAAGCCCATCAGAGAAAGTCTCAAGAAGAATTAAAGAAAATGTTAGAAGATATAAATAAGAAGGGTAATAGGTTGGTTATAACTAAATGTTATGCAGATGTATTTGCTTATAAAAAGATGATTAAAGAGTACTTGAGAATGATTTTAGAAGATATGTATTCTGTAAAAAAGGACGTAAGTTTTTGGCAGACTCAATATTTTATTACTGTAGATACTATTGATTCAAAGTTAGAAGAGTTGACACAATCATTGTTAGATCAAGAAAAAGAAAATCTTAACATTGCTGCTACAGTTGATGAAATACAGGGACTTATAGTGGACATTTACAGATAA